The genomic DNA GCTCATTGATCGTTGATAATAAAGAACGTATCGAATGCAGTGGTGAGCTTGGCGTCATTAATATTGATAAAGTACGTGAATATCAACTTGGCGATAACTTTGAAGTGAAGTTAGCTGAAGTTCGTACTGCGACCCGTCAATTAGTTGCTCGCCCTGTTCAACAGTATCCAGCGCCTAAAACTGAAAGTTCGGTTGAAGAAAAAGCCTAACCCCTTACAGTTATGAACAAAAAAACCGACACAATGTCGGTTTTTTTATACCTGCAACTTAGATAAAGACAGCGATTTACATAGCATTCAATATGCATCGTATTCTTCTGCATTGCTAAACGCGTTAAATCATCCCCCCAATAGGGATTATCTCGTCTCTACGCTGATTTGCTGTTACCCTTATCAAAAAACTTATAAGAGTTAATATCAGCCATGTCAAACGTTGCTCAAGTCGTACAACAATGGTTGGAAGATGTCGTAATCGGCCTAAATCTATGCCCATTTGCAGCAAAACCCAATCGCAATAAACAAATCAAAATTCATGTCAGTGAGCATAGCGATGAAGCTGCACTGCTTGAAGACATTTATCAAGAACTACGTAACCTTGATGAAACACCTGTCGCTGAGTTAGAAACAACCCTAGTCGTTGCACCCAATATGCTGGCTGATTTTGACGACTACAACCAATTTCTCGATTTAGTCGAAGGCTTAGTGGTACAGCTTAATAAGCAAGGGACATATCAAATCGCGAGCTTCCATCCAGACTACCAATTCTACGGAACAGAAGCTGATGATGCAGAGAACCTCACCAATCGTTCTCCTTACCCAATCTTCCACCTGATTCGTGAAGAAAGTATGGAGAAGGTACTCAAGCATTACCCTGATCCCGAAGGTATTCCAGAGCGCAATATTGAGTGTGTAGAAAATCTAACAGCAGAGCAAAAGCGTCAGCTGTTTCCTTACCTTATCAAGTAATTCACCAATTTGCCGATAAACAACTAGCGAGGGAGATAACCCTCAACATTCTATCTTTTGATCATCTAACACTACTTTATTAGTCATCAACTTAAAGAATATACACCAGGGGAATATTTCTAATATTTACTCGCTAGTGAACCGTACATAACGAGAAACATTATGATTTGGATAAATACCCGCTAGGGAATACGATTGCATGCTGCCACTATCGTTTGATGTATTTAGAAGCGCAGGGTTTCGATTTGGGTTACCAGTTTGTTTAGCACTGAGTACCCTTTTCCTACTAGAGTACGCACAATATACGCTTGTTACGTATCAGGCATTACTTTTCACGCTTCCCTATGTTTTGTTCGCACTCGTTGTTTTACTCAGCCAACCGTTTAATCAAGGCCGAACAGGACTAACCGCACTCTTGATGGGTGTGGCGTATTATTTCATTCAAAATTACTTACAAGCTCCACTTTCTAATAACGAAACTAAGCTTATTTATGTATTACTGTCTGCATTGTTGCCACTGAACTTGCTACAAATACATATACTGCCAGACAAAAGGCTACATTCGCGGTTTGGAGGGTATTACCTGCTCTTTATTGTGATGCAAATTGCCTGGTCAGCCCTCGTCGTTAATCACTTTAGTCATAGTGATCTAGACTGGCTATGGGACAGTTACTTATTTGCAATCCCCAGCTTCTCTCCTAT from Photobacterium sanguinicancri includes the following:
- a CDS encoding DUF1415 domain-containing protein: MSNVAQVVQQWLEDVVIGLNLCPFAAKPNRNKQIKIHVSEHSDEAALLEDIYQELRNLDETPVAELETTLVVAPNMLADFDDYNQFLDLVEGLVVQLNKQGTYQIASFHPDYQFYGTEADDAENLTNRSPYPIFHLIREESMEKVLKHYPDPEGIPERNIECVENLTAEQKRQLFPYLIK